The Pongo abelii isolate AG06213 chromosome 21, NHGRI_mPonAbe1-v2.0_pri, whole genome shotgun sequence genome has a window encoding:
- the RBCK1 gene encoding ranBP-type and C3HC4-type zinc finger-containing protein 1 isoform X6 yields the protein MDEKTKKAEEMALSLTRAVAGGDEQVAMKCAIWLAEQRVPLSVQLKPEVSPTQDIRFLMVQNGHSSSIQPSHHRTKGRKTPLHTPLKSIAQKLYTLLPLIPMDQN from the exons CAGAGGAAATGGCCCTGAGCCTCACCCGAGCAGTGGCGGGCGGGGATGAACAGGTGGCAATGAAGTGTGCCATCTGGCTGGCAGAGCAACGGGTGCCCCTGAGTGTGCAACTGAAGCCTGAGGTCTCCCCAACACAGGACATCAG ATTCCTCATGGTGCAAAATGGCCATTCCAGCTCCATCCAGCCATCACATCACAGGACGAAGGGAAGAAAGACACCCCTCCACACTCCTCTAAAGAGCATAGCTCAAAAGTTGTACACACTTCTTCCATTAATTCCTATGGACCAGAACTGA